One Bacillus spongiae DNA window includes the following coding sequences:
- the rnhC gene encoding ribonuclease HIII has protein sequence MSNTVIKCDTATLHKLKVAYQPHLTEKQPPNTLFMAKINGCTITAYQSGKVLFQGGHHTEEAAKWGDALQPTKGSSTPKASTALPQNFSTLSVIGSDEVGTGDFFGPMTVVSAYVSKENIPLIKELGVQDSKNLKDERIVKIAQDILHVIPYSLLILPNPKYNELQKKGMTQGKMKAILHNKALLNLQRKIDPVRPDAILIDQFAQKEVYFRHLKGQKEVCKEDVYFSTKGESVHLAVAAASILARYAFLKEWDKLSAKIGFTLPKGAGPIVDKAAARLIRAKGEQALWEYTKVHFANTEKAKRLL, from the coding sequence TTGAGTAATACAGTGATTAAATGTGATACCGCTACTCTTCACAAACTAAAAGTAGCCTATCAACCTCACCTGACGGAAAAACAGCCACCGAATACGTTGTTTATGGCTAAAATAAATGGTTGTACCATTACTGCTTATCAATCTGGAAAGGTTCTGTTTCAAGGTGGCCATCATACAGAGGAGGCAGCAAAATGGGGGGATGCTCTTCAACCTACAAAAGGGTCGTCCACCCCAAAAGCTTCCACTGCTCTCCCGCAAAACTTCTCCACTTTATCCGTAATCGGGTCCGATGAAGTAGGGACAGGAGATTTTTTTGGTCCTATGACCGTCGTCAGTGCCTATGTATCGAAAGAGAATATTCCATTAATTAAAGAATTAGGCGTTCAAGATTCTAAAAATTTGAAGGACGAGCGAATTGTCAAAATTGCTCAAGACATCCTTCACGTCATCCCGTACTCATTACTCATTTTACCGAACCCAAAATACAATGAGCTACAAAAGAAAGGAATGACACAAGGAAAGATGAAAGCCATTCTTCATAATAAGGCACTCCTAAATTTACAAAGAAAAATAGACCCCGTAAGACCTGATGCGATATTAATTGATCAATTCGCACAAAAAGAGGTATATTTCCGTCACCTTAAAGGGCAAAAGGAGGTGTGCAAGGAAGACGTATACTTTAGTACAAAGGGTGAAAGTGTCCATTTAGCAGTAGCTGCTGCTTCCATTCTTGCTCGGTACGCCTTTTTGAAAGAATGGGATAAGTTATCCGCAAAAATAGGGTTTACGTTACCTAAAGGAGCAGGGCCAATTGTCGATAAAGCAGCAGCCCGGCTTATTCGAGCAAAAGGCGAGCAAGCACTTTGGGAGTATACGAAGGTTCATTTTGCTAATACCGAAAAGGCAAAGAGACTTCTTTAA
- a CDS encoding AAA family ATPase, translating into MILSDATTYIKAVQLKKEAIHSYDEFPLNLPVIQTFEEITFHPNVTFIIGENGMGKSTFLEGIALSLGFNPEGGSRNFNFSSYDSHSNLEDFLRIAKGVNRPKDSFFFRAESFYNVATNIEELDKEVFGPKIIDAFGGKSLHEQSHGESFFATFIDRFQGEGLYILDEPEAALSPLRQVSLLARIDELVKEGSQLIISTHSPIVMAYPNAKILQITEDSMKEVALEETSHYVLMKQFFDDRERLLYHLFQSK; encoded by the coding sequence ATGATCCTGTCGGACGCAACAACATATATTAAGGCGGTTCAGTTGAAAAAGGAAGCTATTCATTCGTATGACGAATTTCCACTCAATTTACCTGTGATTCAAACATTTGAAGAAATCACCTTTCACCCAAATGTTACATTTATTATTGGAGAGAATGGGATGGGGAAATCAACCTTTTTAGAGGGTATTGCACTTTCATTAGGATTTAATCCTGAAGGGGGCTCACGTAATTTTAATTTCTCTAGCTATGACTCTCATTCTAACTTAGAAGATTTTCTTCGAATAGCAAAGGGAGTAAATCGTCCAAAAGATAGTTTCTTTTTCCGAGCAGAATCCTTTTACAATGTCGCGACGAATATAGAAGAGCTAGATAAAGAGGTATTTGGGCCTAAAATTATTGATGCTTTTGGTGGGAAATCGCTTCATGAACAATCGCATGGCGAATCCTTTTTTGCTACGTTTATTGATCGATTTCAAGGGGAAGGATTATATATTTTAGATGAACCTGAAGCTGCACTTTCCCCATTAAGACAAGTCTCATTGCTTGCAAGAATCGACGAGCTAGTAAAGGAAGGTTCACAGTTAATCATCTCAACGCATTCACCTATCGTAATGGCCTATCCTAATGCAAAAATTCTCCAAATTACGGAGGATAGTATGAAGGAAGTAGCATTAGAAGAAACGAGCCATTATGTGCTGATGAAGCAATTTTTTGACGATCGTGAACGGCTATTGTATCACCTCTTTCAATCGAAGTAG
- a CDS encoding NUDIX hydrolase: MGYIEELRAVVGTRPLIFVGAVAILINEEGKILLQQRRHPNGAWGIPGGLMELGESTEEVAIREIFEETGLAVRDLQLINVYSGSDQFIVAENGDEFYVVTVAYYSNEFEGSLQVDSSESIAMAFYAPEELPNSIVKSHRLILNEFFKKYYNELPVQMKK; this comes from the coding sequence ATGGGGTACATAGAAGAGTTAAGAGCAGTGGTTGGAACACGACCACTTATTTTTGTGGGGGCTGTTGCTATTCTCATAAATGAAGAAGGAAAGATTCTTTTACAACAGCGAAGACATCCAAACGGTGCTTGGGGGATTCCAGGAGGCCTAATGGAACTAGGTGAATCCACTGAGGAAGTCGCCATTCGTGAAATATTTGAAGAAACGGGACTCGCCGTTCGAGATTTACAGTTAATCAATGTTTATTCTGGTTCAGATCAGTTTATCGTGGCTGAAAATGGGGATGAATTTTATGTTGTGACAGTGGCTTATTACTCTAATGAATTTGAGGGAAGCTTACAAGTTGATTCTTCTGAATCAATTGCGATGGCGTTTTATGCTCCTGAAGAGCTACCAAATTCTATCGTAAAAAGTCACCGACTTATATTGAATGAATTTTTTAAGAAATATTATAATGAATTACCAGTTCAAATGAAAAAATAA
- a CDS encoding cupin domain-containing protein: protein MTNPTSGYITDNRNLTGKGTPNLFFDIEKSILFERNPENIAFLLSSTQMPAMIGGSIADLRLSKGFIREPHWHTNAWELVYLISGAATVSVLDPTTNKRQTLKLAKRGETVFIPMGYWHWIVADEDNTNLLLFFNNDQIQTQEGSTMLTRTPLEVYENAYNINPKKMEKALKPIEGTEGVIIGPPDKNT from the coding sequence ATGACGAATCCAACGTCGGGATACATTACTGATAATCGGAACTTAACAGGAAAAGGGACGCCAAACTTATTTTTTGATATAGAAAAAAGTATTTTATTTGAACGTAATCCAGAAAATATTGCTTTTCTCTTAAGCTCCACCCAAATGCCAGCCATGATTGGAGGGTCGATAGCAGATCTTCGGTTGTCAAAAGGATTCATTCGTGAGCCACATTGGCATACAAATGCGTGGGAATTAGTTTATCTTATATCAGGTGCAGCAACCGTTAGTGTTTTAGATCCAACAACAAATAAAAGGCAGACGTTAAAGCTTGCGAAAAGGGGAGAGACAGTATTCATTCCAATGGGATATTGGCACTGGATTGTAGCAGATGAGGATAACACGAATCTACTCTTATTTTTTAACAATGATCAGATTCAAACTCAAGAAGGCTCTACAATGCTCACAAGAACTCCCCTCGAAGTTTATGAAAATGCATATAATATTAACCCGAAAAAAATGGAAAAAGCACTCAAACCAATAGAGGGAACAGAGGGTGTTATTATTGGACCGCCTGATAAAAATACGTAA
- a CDS encoding dihydroorotate dehydrogenase, whose translation MPDWSYHVLFQPILTKLSPYSSREFIHRRMNTIASLPFGSQIIHFLGREECSPKLRQDLGGIEFKNPVGLSGKIDPLLSGTKAFSNLGFGFLELGPITLKPRVDAQLPTINREKHLISFPAKPESIGIDATIQTIMKVKKKQPLLLKLSGTIDEISTMMDQLDPYADEYIVEAIDATFASQSSKPIYLTLSCEKVKNLTEIPHYFSGIVLNTTHNEGDQLIRNIHQLRSIGFSKSIITSGAIEEPEQALGLLDSGADLVMLSDGYVFSGPGLTKRINEALLDRMEQPLFKQEGWLAYWLFGLFILLGGILAFLFSLTTIILPYDEAFLKMKKEAIWKFNNRVMLFMAHDRMTLAGTMISGGIVYMTLAKYGIKEGLKWAKQATDTAAIVGFLGIFLFIGYGYFDWLHLLFWLVLLPFFLYGFYKTKGITGTPTSPNRKNHTIWRRALYGQFFFVVLGFSFVIGGIVISLYGVTAIFVPTDLLYICMSPEQLQSFNERLIPVIAHDRAGFGSALLSVGLLVLMLALWGFQQGKKWVWWTFFIGGLPAFFTAIYIHFAIGYTSFIHLLPAYFALALFFSGLLASYSFFHKNRDE comes from the coding sequence ATGCCAGATTGGTCCTATCACGTACTATTTCAACCCATTTTAACGAAGCTCTCTCCTTATTCATCAAGAGAGTTCATTCACAGACGAATGAACACCATTGCCTCTCTCCCATTCGGATCACAGATTATACATTTTCTAGGAAGAGAAGAATGTTCTCCTAAGCTTCGTCAAGACCTGGGTGGAATCGAATTCAAAAACCCTGTAGGACTTTCTGGGAAAATCGATCCCTTATTATCTGGTACGAAAGCATTTTCCAACTTAGGCTTTGGCTTCCTAGAATTAGGTCCCATTACATTGAAGCCAAGAGTCGATGCACAACTTCCAACCATTAACCGCGAAAAGCATTTGATTTCCTTTCCAGCGAAACCTGAGTCCATTGGAATTGATGCAACGATTCAAACGATAATGAAGGTAAAAAAGAAGCAACCACTATTGCTAAAACTATCAGGAACGATAGATGAGATTTCCACCATGATGGATCAACTTGATCCGTATGCAGATGAGTACATTGTTGAAGCAATTGACGCTACCTTTGCCTCACAATCCTCCAAGCCAATTTATCTTACACTCTCCTGTGAGAAAGTAAAAAACCTTACAGAAATCCCTCACTATTTCTCTGGTATTGTATTGAACACCACCCATAATGAGGGGGATCAACTTATACGAAATATTCATCAATTAAGAAGTATAGGGTTTTCTAAATCGATTATTACTTCTGGTGCAATTGAAGAACCAGAACAAGCGTTGGGCTTACTTGATTCAGGAGCAGATTTAGTTATGCTCTCAGATGGGTATGTCTTTTCAGGACCTGGATTAACGAAGCGGATTAATGAAGCGTTATTAGACAGAATGGAACAGCCATTATTTAAACAAGAAGGATGGCTCGCTTATTGGCTCTTCGGACTATTTATCTTGCTTGGCGGAATACTTGCCTTCTTATTTAGTCTCACCACGATTATCCTTCCATATGACGAAGCGTTCTTAAAGATGAAAAAGGAAGCAATCTGGAAATTTAATAATAGAGTCATGTTGTTTATGGCACACGACCGTATGACGTTAGCGGGGACAATGATTTCTGGTGGCATTGTGTATATGACGCTTGCAAAATACGGAATTAAAGAAGGGCTAAAATGGGCAAAGCAAGCTACCGATACTGCAGCCATTGTTGGTTTTTTAGGCATCTTTTTATTTATTGGCTACGGATACTTTGATTGGTTGCACTTACTATTTTGGCTAGTGCTTTTGCCATTTTTTCTTTATGGCTTTTACAAAACAAAAGGCATAACGGGAACTCCTACTTCTCCGAATCGAAAAAATCACACTATTTGGCGAAGAGCATTGTACGGGCAGTTTTTCTTTGTCGTATTAGGCTTTTCCTTTGTCATTGGGGGAATTGTTATCTCCCTTTACGGTGTGACAGCAATCTTTGTCCCAACGGACCTCTTATATATTTGCATGTCACCCGAACAGCTACAATCCTTTAACGAACGGTTGATTCCAGTAATAGCCCATGACCGTGCTGGATTTGGTAGTGCTTTATTAAGCGTAGGACTTCTTGTATTAATGCTTGCGCTTTGGGGCTTTCAGCAAGGGAAGAAGTGGGTGTGGTGGACATTCTTTATCGGTGGACTGCCGGCCTTTTTCACTGCAATCTATATTCATTTCGCTATCGGATATACTAGCTTTATTCATTTACTGCCTGCTTATTTTGCCCTTGCTCTATTTTTCAGCGGATTACTCGCTAGTTATTCCTTCTTTCATAAAAATAGGGATGAATGA
- the zapA gene encoding cell division protein ZapA, translating into MSEQQKNRTTVDIYGTQYVIVGTESTSHVRLVASMVDDKMREISSKNPSLDINKLAVLTAVNAVHDYLKLKEQIEQLEEEVKKIKD; encoded by the coding sequence TTGTCGGAACAACAAAAAAACCGCACAACAGTTGATATTTATGGAACCCAGTATGTCATTGTAGGTACTGAATCTACAAGTCATGTTCGTTTAGTTGCGTCAATGGTGGACGACAAAATGAGAGAGATTAGCTCTAAGAATCCTTCGTTAGACATCAACAAGTTAGCAGTCCTCACTGCTGTAAACGCTGTACATGATTATCTTAAATTAAAAGAACAGATAGAACAATTAGAGGAAGAAGTAAAAAAAATAAAGGACTGA